From the Deltaproteobacteria bacterium genome, one window contains:
- a CDS encoding ATP-binding protein has product MKLSAGVPINIKFMLPIILITILMISLYALFMRLSTEKLFKQYAIDEVNLTLGNIDKIITIHSKTGNPDDFKAYLSSLYNTDIKNIVTIGMLSPTGKPLFIYPKTNDMPINIPIGQKYLVTTINQHHDIVELYYNAYNHASCFKCHKTDGSLLGIFYVKVSTASSNIAFEGLLSNWFIVSIIITSILVFSIWLITETVINRPIDELVNTLKMASEGDLSVRTKIDDNDELGFLSKQLNMMLDRLAYNDAEIKKTTELHIRRMDKLASLGEISLSLAHEIRNPLAGISGVLQVFKEDFATNEEKTDIFNQIMAQISRIDKIIGDMLKFSRASIYEGEELNLNDTIKAMQILLEPQASNNHVKIRLSFAQNIPSIIEDRDGLQQVFINLLLNAIQAMPEGGTLTASTNFIDKYGEPYILATISDTGKGIPDDAKDKIFDPFFTTKQHGTGLGLAISLKIIRSMNGDITFESEKGKGTTFYIRIPYKKA; this is encoded by the coding sequence ATGAAGCTCTCTGCAGGGGTACCGATAAATATAAAATTTATGCTCCCTATAATATTGATAACCATTCTTATGATCAGCCTTTATGCACTCTTCATGAGGCTTAGTACAGAGAAGCTCTTCAAACAGTACGCGATTGATGAGGTAAATCTCACATTAGGCAACATTGATAAGATCATAACAATACACAGTAAAACAGGTAATCCTGATGATTTTAAAGCCTACCTTTCAAGCCTGTATAATACCGACATAAAAAATATCGTAACCATAGGCATGCTTTCTCCAACTGGGAAGCCGTTATTCATATATCCAAAAACTAATGATATGCCCATTAACATACCCATCGGACAGAAATACCTCGTTACTACAATAAATCAGCACCATGACATTGTAGAATTATACTACAATGCCTACAATCATGCCTCGTGTTTTAAATGTCATAAAACAGACGGTTCGTTACTCGGTATATTCTATGTCAAGGTTTCTACTGCAAGTTCTAATATTGCCTTTGAAGGATTGCTTTCCAACTGGTTTATAGTAAGCATTATTATTACATCCATACTTGTGTTCTCTATATGGCTTATAACAGAAACCGTTATTAACAGACCCATAGATGAGCTTGTAAATACCTTAAAAATGGCTTCAGAAGGCGACCTGTCTGTAAGAACAAAAATAGATGACAATGACGAACTTGGATTCTTAAGTAAACAGCTTAACATGATGCTTGATCGTCTCGCGTATAATGACGCAGAGATCAAAAAGACCACAGAACTTCACATAAGAAGGATGGATAAACTTGCAAGCCTTGGAGAGATCTCTTTATCTCTCGCTCATGAAATAAGAAATCCTCTTGCAGGAATAAGCGGTGTTCTACAGGTATTTAAAGAAGACTTTGCTACCAATGAAGAAAAAACCGACATCTTTAACCAGATCATGGCACAAATCTCAAGAATAGATAAGATCATAGGTGATATGCTGAAGTTTTCAAGAGCTTCAATATACGAAGGTGAGGAACTTAACCTTAATGATACTATTAAGGCAATGCAGATACTGCTTGAGCCTCAGGCATCCAATAATCATGTAAAGATAAGATTATCTTTTGCCCAAAACATCCCATCCATAATAGAAGATAGGGACGGCTTACAACAGGTATTTATAAATCTTCTGCTTAACGCCATTCAAGCAATGCCTGAAGGCGGGACACTAACAGCTTCAACAAACTTTATTGATAAATATGGAGAACCATACATACTTGCCACTATAAGTGATACGGGTAAAGGCATACCTGATGATGCAAAAGATAAAATTTTCGATCCATTCTTTACAACCAAACAACATGGTACAGGCCTGGGACTTGCGATCAGCCTTAAAATCATAAGGTCAATGAATGGTGATATCACATTTGAGAGTGAAAAAGGCAAAGGAACAACCTTTTACATTCGTATCCCTTATAAGAAGGCATAA
- a CDS encoding YihY/virulence factor BrkB family protein — MNEKKDRSLILEITDKFMTDTCMSHAAALSFYVLLSIVPLIFVLFSIGSYIAGSTNKFFVYLVDLLRQVIPDISNDVINDMHSLLGKSNAIGIIGFIILFFSSDLAVLEAKRSLDVIFKRSKKSNPLFVKGKSLLFILFSGVIVSFIFILGPLFKFLIKLNLPILSSTFYILAVIVSSRIFSFFLIFGLFSTAYYKLPSRDIGIKYSLAAGALTTVLWTIVRVLFSWYMLHHSKLSIIYGSLSAVIATIIWVYYTALIFLISAEFVAVLKDRADKQ, encoded by the coding sequence ATGAATGAAAAAAAAGACAGGTCTTTAATCCTTGAGATCACGGATAAATTTATGACAGATACGTGTATGTCCCATGCTGCCGCTTTATCCTTTTATGTACTGCTATCCATAGTACCATTGATATTCGTACTATTTTCTATTGGGAGCTATATCGCCGGCTCCACGAACAAGTTTTTCGTCTATCTGGTAGACTTGCTAAGGCAGGTTATCCCTGACATTTCCAATGATGTTATCAATGATATGCATAGCCTATTAGGCAAGAGTAATGCCATTGGCATTATCGGATTTATAATTCTATTTTTTTCATCGGATCTTGCTGTTCTTGAAGCAAAAAGGTCTCTTGATGTCATTTTTAAACGCAGTAAAAAGTCCAATCCGCTCTTTGTAAAGGGGAAATCATTACTATTTATTTTATTTTCAGGCGTTATCGTTTCATTCATATTCATTTTAGGACCTTTGTTTAAATTTTTAATAAAACTTAACCTGCCTATTTTAAGCAGCACATTTTATATATTAGCTGTAATAGTATCAAGCCGTATATTCTCATTTTTTCTGATCTTTGGTTTGTTTTCTACCGCGTATTACAAGCTGCCATCAAGAGATATCGGTATAAAGTACAGCCTTGCTGCAGGGGCTTTAACGACGGTATTATGGACGATTGTGAGGGTGCTGTTTTCATGGTACATGCTTCATCATTCGAAATTAAGTATTATATACGGTTCTCTGAGCGCCGTCATAGCAACGATCATATGGGTATATTATACTGCCCTGATATTTCTTATCTCTGCTGAGTTTGTCGCGGTTTTAAAAGACAGAGCTGATAAGCAATGA
- a CDS encoding sigma-54 dependent transcriptional regulator, with protein MAEKEGYTMGRILIIDDENLVRWSIEKLLTKEGHEVISASTSAEGLLKLREHVPDVVLLDMKLPDIDGIEVLRTIKKEFINLPVVMITAYGSIDSAVDAIKTGAFDYIVKPFDAEKLKISIARALEMSKLRDELGLFKDAEKKRYGFNSIIGDSETIRVVIDFAKKIADSQSTVLLYGESGTGKELFARAIHSEGQRQAKPFVAVNCTALPSQLIESELFGYEKGAFTDARSSKKGMFELANSGTLFLDEIGDIELSVQSKLLRAIETKNFRRLGGTKDIYVDVRIISATNSDLRKRVDDKAFREDLFYRLNVVPLFIPPLRNRKHDIPLLVDYFIKTISEELKKEIRAVENEVIDYFTNYSWPGNIRELKNVLERMILLSNDKLLRKEHVPVEIIDYSPKPPFIQTESLELEKVEKDLILKALELAGWNQTKAAKSLSISRDTLRYRMKKYNI; from the coding sequence ATGGCTGAAAAGGAAGGATATACTATGGGCAGGATACTTATAATAGATGACGAGAATCTTGTAAGATGGTCGATCGAAAAACTTCTAACAAAAGAAGGACACGAGGTTATAAGTGCATCAACGAGTGCAGAAGGTTTATTAAAACTAAGAGAGCATGTACCCGACGTTGTTCTGCTTGATATGAAGCTTCCGGATATTGACGGCATTGAGGTACTGAGGACAATAAAAAAAGAGTTTATAAATCTCCCTGTTGTAATGATCACAGCTTATGGGAGCATAGATTCTGCTGTTGATGCAATAAAAACAGGCGCTTTTGATTACATTGTAAAACCATTTGATGCGGAAAAGCTAAAAATCAGTATAGCCAGGGCACTGGAGATGAGCAAACTAAGAGATGAACTCGGTTTATTCAAGGATGCTGAAAAAAAACGGTATGGTTTTAACAGTATAATAGGCGATTCAGAGACAATACGGGTAGTAATCGATTTTGCAAAAAAGATTGCGGATAGTCAATCAACGGTCCTTCTATACGGTGAAAGCGGGACAGGTAAAGAGCTTTTTGCAAGAGCAATTCATTCGGAAGGACAGAGACAGGCAAAGCCGTTTGTTGCAGTCAATTGCACTGCACTACCTTCACAGCTTATTGAGAGTGAACTCTTCGGTTATGAGAAAGGTGCGTTTACAGATGCAAGGTCATCAAAAAAGGGCATGTTTGAGCTCGCAAACAGCGGTACCCTGTTTCTCGATGAAATCGGCGACATTGAGCTTTCTGTTCAATCAAAATTGTTAAGGGCAATAGAGACAAAAAACTTCAGAAGGCTTGGAGGCACAAAGGATATCTACGTTGATGTAAGAATCATATCTGCAACAAACAGCGATCTGAGAAAGAGGGTAGATGATAAGGCGTTCAGGGAAGACCTGTTTTACAGGCTCAACGTTGTGCCGCTTTTTATACCGCCATTGAGAAACAGAAAGCATGATATCCCTTTGCTTGTAGACTATTTCATAAAAACGATCTCCGAGGAGCTAAAAAAAGAAATCAGGGCTGTTGAGAATGAGGTGATAGATTACTTTACAAATTACTCGTGGCCGGGAAACATAAGGGAATTAAAAAATGTTTTAGAGAGGATGATTCTGCTTTCTAATGATAAACTGCTAAGAAAAGAGCATGTTCCTGTCGAAATCATAGACTACTCGCCAAAACCTCCTTTTATACAAACGGAATCTTTAGAACTTGAAAAGGTAGAAAAAGATCTAATCTTAAAGGCGCTTGAACTTGCCGGGTGGAATCAGACAAAGGCTGCAAAGTCTTTATCTATTTCAAGGGATACACTTAGATACAGGATGAAAAAATATAATATCTAA
- the era gene encoding GTPase Era: protein MRSGIIAVIGRPNVGKSTLLNRLIGEKLTIVSRRPQTTWQRLNVIVTTEDAQFVFIDTPGLDHSRTSNFISLLSRLSISAMGDAHVLMHIVEPRVDERETSMIKEICKFKNKTKLLLINKIDLLKNKQSLLPVINRYAGMKIYNDILPVSAKVGDGMDELLSVLKKYTTVDGLLYTEDTITDKYEKELVAEIVREKLFLLTGEEIPYASACTVEKFDESERDKIIRIHAMIYVEKNSQKGIVIGNKGSMIKRIGTAARLDLEQLLGTKVYLELYVKVKPGWKKDQLFLEEIGLK from the coding sequence ATGAGATCAGGAATTATTGCGGTTATCGGAAGGCCAAACGTAGGCAAGTCTACCCTATTAAACAGACTAATAGGCGAGAAGCTCACGATCGTATCTAGAAGACCACAAACAACATGGCAAAGATTGAACGTTATAGTAACAACAGAGGATGCTCAATTTGTATTTATAGATACCCCCGGACTGGATCATAGCAGAACATCAAACTTCATTTCATTATTGAGCAGATTATCCATCTCGGCTATGGGGGATGCTCATGTTCTTATGCATATCGTAGAACCGAGGGTTGATGAACGGGAAACATCTATGATAAAGGAGATCTGCAAGTTTAAAAATAAAACCAAGTTACTGCTTATAAACAAAATTGACCTGTTAAAGAACAAGCAATCGCTGCTGCCTGTAATAAACCGGTATGCTGGCATGAAGATTTATAATGATATTCTTCCGGTTTCGGCTAAGGTAGGTGACGGCATGGATGAACTGTTATCTGTACTTAAAAAATACACTACCGTAGACGGATTGCTTTATACAGAGGACACAATAACGGACAAGTATGAGAAAGAACTTGTGGCTGAGATCGTAAGGGAAAAACTTTTTCTTCTCACCGGTGAGGAAATACCTTATGCATCCGCATGCACAGTTGAAAAATTTGATGAATCGGAAAGGGATAAGATAATAAGGATACACGCAATGATCTATGTAGAAAAAAATTCTCAAAAAGGTATAGTGATCGGGAATAAGGGTTCTATGATAAAAAGAATAGGTACAGCGGCGAGACTTGATTTAGAACAACTGCTTGGTACAAAGGTTTATCTTGAATTGTATGTAAAGGTAAAACCCGGCTGGAAAAAAGACCAGCTTTTCCTAGAAGAAATAGGACTAAAATGA
- the der gene encoding ribosome biogenesis GTPase Der: MKPLIAIVGRPNVGKSRLFNRMISEKKAIVIDLPGTTRDAIYDTSDWRGVLFDLVDTGGLTEAKDRLSLKIDKQVKQIINDAVLILFICDFNTGITSPDREIAMLIRKLGKKVLLIINKIDKPYTQADLAEFYQLGFNDMFGISAEHGYGIDDVMDAIVSHIKQQGYGNMADESLQNERIRLAFIGKPNAGKSSMLNYITGKELMIVDDTPGTTRDPVEVNVELGKKPFILIDTAGLRKGRRDKLIDQLVEIKTKKIIEKTDLGILVIDAVKGITTYDKKLIQLLERHGKAIVIALNKWDLLAKSEQKNTKMQSQYTSDYIPQIPTSTLTGFGINDLIKAIFCTSDMYNKRIITSELNKFFNETMAANEPNTSSGKIIKPYYIVQVSVKPPTFVLFVNTVIGIKENYKRFIMHRLRDIFGFNGVPIRVMFRNRH, translated from the coding sequence ATGAAACCGCTTATAGCAATAGTAGGAAGGCCGAATGTTGGTAAATCGAGATTGTTCAATAGAATGATCTCTGAAAAAAAGGCAATAGTAATCGATCTGCCGGGAACAACAAGGGATGCAATATACGATACATCCGACTGGCGTGGTGTTCTTTTCGACCTTGTGGATACCGGCGGTTTAACGGAAGCTAAAGATCGCTTGAGCTTAAAGATAGATAAACAGGTAAAGCAAATCATAAACGACGCTGTGCTCATTCTTTTCATATGTGATTTCAATACGGGAATAACGTCACCGGATCGTGAGATCGCCATGTTGATAAGGAAGCTCGGTAAAAAGGTCCTCCTGATTATTAACAAAATAGACAAGCCTTACACGCAGGCTGATCTTGCAGAATTTTATCAGCTTGGATTTAATGATATGTTTGGTATTTCAGCGGAGCATGGTTACGGCATAGATGATGTTATGGATGCAATTGTCTCACACATAAAACAGCAGGGATACGGCAATATGGCAGACGAATCCCTCCAGAATGAAAGAATAAGGCTCGCATTTATCGGTAAACCGAATGCAGGCAAATCGAGTATGCTTAATTATATAACAGGCAAAGAATTAATGATCGTTGATGATACACCGGGTACAACAAGGGATCCGGTTGAGGTGAATGTAGAACTCGGTAAAAAACCTTTTATTCTTATAGATACCGCCGGATTAAGAAAAGGCAGGCGAGATAAGCTTATAGATCAACTCGTAGAAATAAAGACAAAAAAAATCATAGAAAAAACAGATCTGGGCATACTTGTTATAGACGCAGTTAAAGGTATTACCACTTATGATAAAAAGCTTATCCAGTTATTGGAGAGGCATGGAAAAGCAATAGTAATAGCGCTTAATAAGTGGGATCTTCTTGCAAAATCCGAGCAAAAAAATACGAAGATGCAATCACAATATACCTCCGATTATATCCCGCAAATACCCACATCCACTCTTACAGGCTTCGGGATAAACGATCTTATAAAAGCGATTTTTTGTACCTCCGACATGTATAACAAGAGGATCATCACTTCAGAGCTTAACAAGTTTTTTAATGAAACAATGGCAGCTAATGAACCAAACACCAGCAGCGGTAAAATCATAAAGCCTTATTACATAGTGCAGGTTTCGGTCAAGCCACCTACGTTTGTGCTCTTCGTAAATACTGTGATAGGAATCAAAGAGAATTACAAAAGATTTATCATGCATCGTCTAAGGGATATCTTTGGGTTTAACGGCGTACCGATAAGAGTTATGTTCCGGAACAGGCACTAA